A region of Carassius auratus strain Wakin chromosome 41, ASM336829v1, whole genome shotgun sequence DNA encodes the following proteins:
- the LOC113059167 gene encoding transmembrane protein 79-like, whose translation MGTKGPPGPEKELKIPEWVADVDKITKIVNSTEEENKEEMIKSASMEPSTLQWPENKAEPQIQMPVKVGESTSVKSDCISLHGGVSRTESEREEFLLKEMDTGKESFSHSELKNGVKSTGSEIEVEEVNMMPENAARVFSPSISILRSTSKQEAADHLRDDEEEKSPFMGTHGTHGTPLEDYYQDWSVTSKSRCCSSGGSCRDALKLGASMFTSALIFPLLVWGGYVFLPFDAPLLDSAPLRLVYTLRCSVFAVIPIVLGMLVLGVSRLRYRSLKPRFEGEGEIKQVAVHQRYVEDSVSLFLLYFLQLAVMAAYLNQNLLKLIPLLTIIFAFGRLLYWVAAACDSSVRGVGFGFSFLPMLVMLVANLYFIFLSESAGSIFAPDIPEPPVPSTKQRFWG comes from the exons ATGG GGACAAAGGGCCCTCCTGGACCAGAAAAGGAGCTCAAAATTCCCGAATGGGTAGCAGATGTGGACAAGATAACAAAGATTGTGAACAGCACTGAGGAGGAGAACAAAGAAGAAATGATCAAATCTGCAAGTATGGAACCCAGTACCCTACAGTGGCCTGAGAATAAAGCTGAACCACAGATTCAGATGCCAGTCAAGGTTGGGGAGAGCACAAGTGTGAAATCAGATTGCATCTCACTCCACGGTGGAGTGAGCCGGACCGAGAGTGAGAGGGAGGAGTTTTTGCTTAAGGAGATGGATACAGGGAAAGAGAGTTTTTCTCACTCTGAGCTGAAAAACGGAGTGAAAAGCACCGGCTCAGAGATAGAGGTGGAGGAGGTGAACATGATGCCAGAGAATGCAGCCCGAGTCTTCAGCCCCAGCATCTCCATCCTACGCTCCACTAGCAAGCAGGAGGCTGCAGACCACTTGAGAGATGATGAAGAAGAGAAAAGTCCCTTCATGGGGACACATGGGACACATGGAACACCGCTAGAAGACTATTACCAGGACTGGTCCGTCACATCAAAATCACGCTGCT GTAGCTCTGGCGGATCTTGTCGTGATGCTCTTAAACTGGGTGCATCTATGTTCACTTCTGCCCTGATCTTCCCCTTGCTGGTATGGGGTGGCTATGTCTTTCTTCCCTTTGATGCCCCTCTGCTTGACAGCGCCCCCCTACGGCTGGTCTACACACTGCGCTGCTCTGTTTTTGCAGTCATACCTATTGTCCTCG GTATGTTGGTACTAGGTGTGTCCCGTCTGAGGTATCGCTCCTTGAAGCCAAGGTTTGAGGGGGAGGGAGAAATTAAGCAGGTGGCAGTTCACCAGCGCTATGTGGAAGACTCAGTCTCGCTCTTTCTCCTTTACTTCCTCCAACTGGCTGTCATGGCTGCCTACCTAAATCAGAATCTGCTCAAACTAATTCCTCTTCTCACCATCATTTTTGCCTTTGGCAG ATTACTGTACTGGGTCGCAGCAGCTTGTGACAGCAGTGTGAGAGGTGTTGGCTTTGGGTTTTCGTTTCTGCCAATGCTGGTTATGCTGGTGGCCAACCTCTACTTCATCTTCCTCTCTGAATCCGCAGGCTCCATCTTTGCCCCAGACATCCCAGAACCACCTGTTCCTTCAACAAAACAGCGGTTCTGGGGCTAA
- the LOC113059168 gene encoding T-complex protein 1 subunit gamma: MMGRPVLVLSQNIKRESGRKVQIGNITAAKTIADIIRTCLGPRAMMKMLLDPMGGIVMTNDGNAILREIQVQHPAAKSMIEISRTQDEEVGDGTTSVIILAGEMLSVAEHFLEQQMHPTVVISAYRQALDDMLNILKDISTPVDVNNRDMMLKIINSAINTKALSRWSTMACNIALDAVRTVELEENGRKEIDIKKYAKVEKVPGGFIEDSCVLKGVMVNKDVTHPRMRRLIKNPRIVLLDCSLEYKKGESQTDIEITREEDFARILQMEEEYIQQICEDIIRLKPDLIFTEKGISDLAQHYLMKANITAIRRVRKTDNNRIARACGARIASRTDELREEDVGTGAGLFEVKKIGDEYFTFVTECKDPKACTILLRGASKEILAEVERNLQDAMQVCRNVLLDPHLLPGGGAVEMEVSHRLTERSRAQTGVEQWPYRAVAQALEVIPRTLIQNCGASAIRVLTSLRAKHTQEGNTSWGINGETGTLAEMEQLGIWEPLAVKAQTYKTAVETAILLLRIDDIVSGHKKKGDDQAGGAPMEEKE; encoded by the exons ATGATGGGCCGACCGGTTCTCGTGCTTA GTCAGAACATAAAGAGAGAATCTGGACGGAAGGTCCAGATAGGAAACATCACTGCAGCTAAG ACCATAGCAGACATCATCAGGACATGTCTGGGACCAAGGGCTATGATGAAG ATGCTTCTGGATCCAATGGGTGGGATCGTCATGACCAATGATGGCAATGCCATTCTGAGAGAG ATCCAGGTCCAGCACCCTGCTGCCAAGTCCATGATTGAGATTAGCCGCACACAGGATGAGGAGGTTGGAGATGGGACCACCTCTGTAATTATTCTGG CGGGTGAGATGCTGTCAGTGGCTGAGCATTTTCTGGAACAGCAGATGCATCCTACCGTGGTGATTAGTGCATACAGACAAGCTCTGGATGACATGTTGAACATACTCAAAGACATCAG CACTCCAGTAGATGTGAATAACCGTGACATGATGTTGAAGATAATAAACTCTGCCATCAACACCAAAGCACTCAGCCGCTGGTCCACCATGGCCTGTAACATTGCTCTAGATGCTGTCCGTACTGTTGAGCTGGAGGAAAATGGACGCAAAGAGATCGACATTAAGAAGTATGCCAAAGTCGAGAAG GTTCCTGGTGGCTTCATTGAGGACTCGTGTGTGCTGAAGGGGGTGATGGTAAATAAGGATGTAACTCATCCCCGTATGCGAAGACTCATCAAGAACCCCAGAATTGTTTTGCTGGACTGCTCTCTGGAGTACAAGAAGGGTGAGAGTCAG ACTGATATTGAGATCACTCGTGAGGAAGACTTTGCCCGGATTCTGCAGATGGAGGAAGAGTACATCCAGCAGATCTGTGAAGACATTATTCGTCTCAAACCTGACCTGATCTTCACTGAAAAGGGCATCTCTG ATCTGGCTCAGCACTATCTGATGAAAGCAAACATCACTGCGATCCGTCGTGTCAGGAAGACGGACAACAACCGTATTGCAAG AGCATGTGGTGCACGTATTGCCAGCAGAACAGATGAGCTCCGTGAAGAGGATGTGGGTACAGGAGCTGGCCTATTTGAAGTCAAGAAGATCGGAGATGAGTATTTCACCTTTGTGACCGAGTGCAAAGACCCCAAAGCCTGTACCATTCTGCTTAGAGGAGCCAGCAAGGAGATCTTAGCG GAAGTGGAGCGAAACCTGCAGGATGCCATGCAGGTGTGCCGTAATGTCCTGTTGGACCCGCATCTGTTGCCAGGCGGTGGAGCAGTGGAGATGGAGGTGTCCCATCGGCTGACGGAGCGTTCCCGAGCGCAGACTGGTGTAGAGCAGTGGCCATACCGCGCCGTGGCTCAGGCCCTGGAGGTCATCCCACGTACACTCATCCAGAACTGTGGAGCCTCCGCAATACGTGTGCTCACTTCCCTTAGG GCCAAGCACACTCAGGAGGGCAATACCTCATGGGGTATCAATGGAGAGACAGGAACTCTTGCTGAAATGGAGCAGCTGGGGATCTGGGAACCGCTGGCAGTTAAAGCCCAGACATACAAAACTGCagttgag ACGGCCATCCTGTTACTGCGCATTGATGACATTGTTTCTGGTCACAAGAAGAAGGGAGACGATCAGGCAGGTGGTGCACCGATGGAGGAAAAGGAGTAG